The Streptococcaceae bacterium ESL0687 genome has a segment encoding these proteins:
- a CDS encoding NCS2 family permease, with translation MLEKFFKLKENGTTVGTEIMAGMTTFFAMSYILFVNPSVLGQTGMPTQAVFLATIIASVIGTLIMGLYANLPYAQAPGMGLNAFFTFTVVSALGYSWQQALAMVFICGIVNIVITVTRIRKAIMKAIPISLQHAIGGGIGIFIAYVGIKNAGLLQFLSDPGTYTVLGKGADEGKASIISNSGIVPELVKFNDPAVLLALAGIAITMFFVLKNIKGGVLLSILATTVLAVLTGVVKVDLSTLLKENNIGVAFKELGTTFGAAFGHEGMGSLFSDSSKIPQVFMTILAFSLSDTFDTLGTFIGTGRKTGIFSEEDEKALEEGSGVSSKMDRALISDAVATSIGAVFGTSNTTTYVESAAGIGAGGRTGLTAVVVAILFMVSSLFSPVLAIVPTQATAPVLIIVGMMMLSSFTDIDWTDLDEAIPAFFTSVFMGLAYSISYGIAAGFIMFTLVKFIRGKFSEIHPIVWIVVALFIANFGILAIM, from the coding sequence ATGTTAGAAAAATTTTTCAAACTAAAAGAAAATGGTACCACTGTTGGTACTGAGATTATGGCCGGAATGACAACCTTCTTTGCCATGAGTTATATCCTCTTTGTTAACCCTAGTGTCCTAGGTCAAACAGGAATGCCAACCCAAGCAGTCTTTTTAGCAACAATTATTGCAAGTGTTATTGGGACCTTAATCATGGGGCTTTATGCCAACCTTCCTTATGCTCAGGCTCCAGGGATGGGACTTAATGCCTTCTTTACTTTTACAGTAGTTTCAGCCTTAGGTTATAGCTGGCAACAAGCTCTAGCCATGGTTTTCATTTGTGGGATTGTAAATATTGTAATCACAGTAACTCGCATTCGTAAGGCTATCATGAAGGCTATTCCAATCAGCCTCCAACATGCTATCGGTGGGGGTATCGGAATCTTCATTGCCTATGTTGGGATTAAAAATGCAGGCCTTCTCCAGTTCTTGAGTGACCCAGGTACTTATACAGTTCTTGGTAAAGGAGCTGACGAGGGTAAAGCAAGTATCATTTCAAATAGTGGAATCGTACCTGAACTTGTAAAATTCAATGATCCAGCAGTTCTTCTAGCTCTAGCTGGTATTGCAATCACTATGTTCTTTGTTTTAAAAAATATCAAAGGTGGAGTTCTTCTTTCAATTCTTGCGACAACAGTTCTTGCTGTTTTAACTGGAGTTGTTAAGGTTGATCTATCAACTCTTCTTAAGGAAAACAATATCGGTGTAGCCTTTAAAGAACTTGGAACTACTTTTGGTGCAGCCTTTGGTCATGAAGGAATGGGATCACTTTTCTCTGATAGTTCAAAAATTCCTCAGGTCTTTATGACAATCCTTGCCTTCAGCCTATCTGATACTTTTGATACTCTTGGAACCTTTATCGGTACAGGACGTAAAACTGGTATCTTCTCTGAAGAGGATGAAAAAGCCCTTGAAGAAGGAAGCGGAGTTTCATCTAAGATGGACCGTGCTCTTATCTCTGATGCTGTAGCAACTTCAATTGGAGCTGTATTTGGTACTTCAAATACAACTACTTACGTGGAATCAGCAGCTGGTATTGGTGCAGGTGGACGTACAGGTCTTACTGCTGTAGTTGTTGCCATCTTATTCATGGTTTCAAGTCTTTTCTCACCAGTCCTTGCTATTGTACCTACTCAAGCAACAGCACCTGTTTTAATTATTGTTGGGATGATGATGCTATCAAGCTTTACTGATATTGACTGGACAGACCTTGATGAGGCAATTCCAGCCTTCTTTACAAGTGTCTTCATGGGTCTAGCCTACAGCATCTCATACGGGATTGCAGCAGGATTCATCATGTTCACCCTTGTTAAATTTATCCGTGGTAAATTCTCTGAAATCCATCCAATTGTTTGGATTGTTGTAGCACTATTTATTGCTAACTTCGGAATTCTTGCCATCATGTAA
- a CDS encoding EbsA protein, producing MIKIFGKLRYHWQPELSLLIIYWSFAFIPVFLSMALLYEDTTSAEPSLLFFLAFLVLIIAGIHRYFEIVEGKDELLIYSSFPGLPKRIRITSISKIAVSKHRIKIYCGRWPSGRVFYMKKWTKKYFLDALVSNPFFKGETYLIGNADDYFTAYEDEEARIAKKRGPKA from the coding sequence ATGATAAAAATTTTTGGGAAATTAAGGTACCACTGGCAGCCTGAATTAAGTCTTTTAATTATCTATTGGAGTTTTGCCTTTATACCGGTGTTTTTGAGTATGGCGCTTTTGTATGAAGATACAACAAGTGCCGAACCTTCCCTGCTGTTTTTCTTGGCCTTTTTAGTTTTAATCATAGCAGGAATTCATAGGTATTTTGAGATTGTTGAAGGAAAAGATGAACTTTTAATCTATTCAAGCTTTCCTGGTTTACCTAAGAGAATTAGAATCACAAGCATTTCTAAGATTGCAGTATCTAAGCACCGCATAAAAATATATTGTGGTCGCTGGCCTAGTGGCCGGGTTTTTTATATGAAAAAATGGACCAAAAAATATTTTCTTGACGCTCTGGTTTCCAATCCTTTCTTCAAGGGAGAAACATATCTAATTGGAAATGCTGATGATTATTTCACAGCCTACGAAGATGAAGAGGCAAGAATTGCAAAAAAAAGAGGCCCTAAAGCCTAA
- the pepT gene encoding peptidase T produces the protein MKYEKLLDRFISYVKVNTRSDETSQTTPSTASQVAFAQKLAGEMEEVGLQNVHYLENNGYVIGTLPANTDKESRKIGFIAHMDTADFNAEGVNPQIIENYDLSVIDLGDSGFKLDPKDFPNLNNYEGQTLITTDGTTLLGADDKSGIAEIMTAIDYLVKHPEVKHGEIRVGFGPDEEIGIGANKFDVEDFDVDFAYTIDGGPLGELQYETFNAAGAKVHFQGKNVHPGTAKNQMVNALQLAIDFHNALPEGARPELTEGREGFFHLADMSGAPEEATSVYIIRDHDRKIFESMKQEMVNLAEKMNEAYDTPRVSVEINDQYYNMAEIIEQDMSIIDLAQKAMENLEIKPLIEAVRGGTDGSKISFMGIPTPNIFAGGENMHGRFEFVSLETMEQAVATIIEIARLNAE, from the coding sequence ATGAAATATGAAAAGTTATTAGACCGTTTTATCTCTTATGTAAAAGTTAATACTCGTTCAGACGAAACAAGCCAAACAACTCCAAGTACTGCGAGCCAGGTTGCATTTGCCCAAAAACTTGCTGGGGAGATGGAAGAGGTTGGACTGCAAAATGTTCATTACCTAGAAAATAATGGCTATGTTATTGGTACTCTTCCGGCAAATACAGATAAAGAAAGTCGCAAAATTGGCTTTATTGCCCACATGGATACGGCTGATTTCAATGCAGAAGGCGTTAATCCGCAGATTATTGAAAACTATGATCTAAGTGTGATTGATCTTGGAGATAGTGGCTTTAAGCTCGATCCAAAGGATTTTCCAAACTTAAATAATTATGAGGGTCAAACTCTAATTACAACTGATGGAACTACTCTTTTAGGGGCTGACGATAAGAGTGGGATTGCTGAAATTATGACAGCAATTGACTACCTGGTTAAGCATCCTGAGGTAAAACACGGGGAAATTCGTGTTGGTTTTGGTCCTGACGAAGAGATTGGGATTGGGGCTAACAAATTCGACGTTGAAGATTTTGATGTTGATTTTGCCTATACTATTGACGGAGGACCCCTTGGTGAACTCCAATATGAAACCTTTAATGCTGCAGGAGCTAAGGTTCACTTCCAGGGTAAAAATGTCCACCCAGGAACTGCCAAAAATCAAATGGTCAATGCCCTTCAGCTTGCCATTGATTTCCATAATGCCCTACCAGAAGGTGCTCGTCCTGAATTAACTGAAGGTCGTGAAGGCTTCTTCCACCTGGCAGATATGTCTGGTGCTCCTGAGGAAGCAACTAGCGTTTACATCATCCGTGATCATGACCGCAAGATTTTTGAAAGCATGAAGCAGGAGATGGTTAATCTGGCTGAGAAGATGAATGAAGCCTATGATACACCTCGTGTTTCTGTTGAAATAAATGACCAGTACTACAATATGGCAGAAATTATTGAACAAGATATGTCAATTATTGACCTTGCCCAAAAGGCCATGGAAAATCTTGAAATCAAACCACTAATTGAAGCAGTTCGCGGGGGAACTGACGGAAGTAAAATCTCCTTCATGGGAATTCCTACACCAAATATTTTTGCTGGTGGAGAGAACATGCATGGGCGTTTTGAATTTGTTAGTCTTGAAACCATGGAGCAAGCAGTTGCGACAATTATTGAGATTGCAAGATTAAATGCTGAATAA
- a CDS encoding Cof-type HAD-IIB family hydrolase, with product MNKKLIAIDLDGTTLKSDNTVSDYTKDVFKRVQDAGHSIVIATGRPYRMAIDIYKELELDTPMINFNGSMTIKPGHKNWAHKKESQIEREIVHSLLENQKSFQLDFLATEYRKKFFINNFEAVTPELFGIEKFYPHHKLEVSKLTNNPNALLLQTTAEDKEEVAREINDFYKNQISVAAWGGPNSILEIVPKNISKASGLKHLLNVLNVDKNNLMAFGDEQNDIEMFKLAGDSYAMKNANPVLLEYAKNQTEWTNNEDGVARTLEKILL from the coding sequence ATGAATAAAAAATTAATCGCCATCGACCTTGATGGAACCACCTTAAAATCTGATAATACAGTCAGTGATTATACCAAAGATGTTTTTAAAAGGGTTCAAGATGCAGGGCATTCAATTGTTATTGCTACCGGACGCCCTTACAGGATGGCAATTGATATTTATAAGGAACTTGAGCTTGATACGCCAATGATTAACTTTAACGGATCAATGACCATAAAACCTGGCCATAAAAATTGGGCCCATAAAAAAGAAAGCCAAATTGAAAGGGAAATTGTCCATAGCCTGCTTGAAAATCAAAAAAGTTTCCAACTTGACTTCCTTGCAACTGAGTACCGTAAGAAATTCTTTATTAATAACTTTGAGGCCGTGACGCCTGAACTTTTTGGAATTGAAAAATTTTACCCCCATCATAAATTAGAGGTAAGTAAGCTTACCAATAATCCTAATGCCCTACTTCTTCAAACAACAGCTGAAGATAAGGAAGAGGTAGCCCGTGAGATAAATGATTTTTATAAAAATCAAATTAGTGTGGCTGCCTGGGGTGGACCCAACTCCATCCTTGAAATTGTCCCTAAAAATATAAGCAAGGCCAGCGGACTTAAGCACCTACTTAATGTTTTAAATGTCGATAAAAATAATCTAATGGCCTTTGGCGATGAGCAAAATGATATCGAAATGTTTAAACTAGCAGGGGATAGCTACGCCATGAAGAATGCTAATCCAGTCCTTCTCGAATATGCTAAAAACCAAACTGAATGGACCAACAATGAGGACGGGGTGGCCCGGACCCTTGAAAAAATTCTTTTATAA
- a CDS encoding DUF402 domain-containing protein, which produces MKALREGDFITIQSYKHDGSLHRTWRDTMVLKTNENSIIGVNDHTLVTEADERRWVTREPAIVYFHKKYWFNIIAMIRDNGVSYYCNLASPYTLDDEALKYIDYDLDVKVFPDGEKRLLDVEEYERHKKQMGYSPQIDYVLKENVKILVDWIKNERGPFSEEYIKIWYDRYNQLRQ; this is translated from the coding sequence ATGAAAGCTCTACGTGAGGGCGACTTTATTACGATTCAAAGCTATAAACATGACGGAAGCTTGCATCGTACCTGGCGTGATACGATGGTGCTAAAAACAAATGAAAATTCTATAATCGGAGTTAACGATCATACCCTTGTTACTGAAGCAGACGAAAGACGGTGGGTTACCCGTGAACCTGCTATTGTTTACTTTCATAAGAAATACTGGTTTAACATCATTGCCATGATTCGTGACAATGGTGTTTCCTACTACTGCAACCTTGCTAGTCCATATACTCTGGATGATGAAGCCCTAAAGTATATTGACTACGATTTGGATGTAAAGGTATTTCCAGATGGTGAAAAGCGTCTACTTGATGTTGAGGAATATGAACGCCACAAAAAACAAATGGGGTATTCCCCCCAAATTGACTACGTTCTTAAGGAGAATGTTAAAATTTTAGTTGATTGGATAAAAAATGAGCGTGGCCCCTTCTCTGAAGAATACATTAAAATTTGGTACGATCGTTACAACCAATTAAGGCAGTGA
- a CDS encoding LysM domain-containing protein translates to MANNKEPWNKKVYQNDGNQGEGKTASKKTASTRFLTFLVIGLFMIIGVIIATLLWSNQVTDNSKISNSFYTSDSSELVASTPASTSQAAGESSQAPAESTPAASSTPTSQEAESSAPQVSSSEAEATSSSSEVATGNTTEVVAGEGINQIAARTGVPASQIAAANGMTVDTWFAYPGQVIKLK, encoded by the coding sequence ATGGCTAACAACAAAGAACCATGGAACAAAAAAGTATATCAAAATGATGGGAATCAAGGAGAGGGAAAGACTGCCTCAAAAAAGACAGCAAGTACTAGGTTTCTGACATTTTTAGTAATTGGACTTTTTATGATTATTGGTGTAATAATCGCTACTTTACTGTGGAGTAATCAGGTGACTGATAACTCAAAAATTTCAAATTCCTTCTATACTAGTGACTCAAGTGAACTGGTAGCAAGCACACCAGCAAGTACATCACAAGCAGCAGGAGAATCTAGCCAAGCTCCTGCAGAAAGTACACCAGCAGCATCAAGCACACCTACAAGTCAAGAGGCTGAAAGTTCAGCTCCTCAAGTTTCAAGTTCAGAAGCTGAGGCAACTTCAAGCTCAAGTGAGGTAGCAACTGGTAATACAACAGAAGTTGTAGCTGGAGAAGGTATTAATCAGATTGCAGCTCGTACAGGGGTTCCAGCAAGTCAAATCGCTGCTGCAAATGGAATGACTGTAGACACTTGGTTTGCCTACCCAGGTCAAGTAATTAAGCTTAAATAG
- the ftsE gene encoding cell division ATP-binding protein FtsE: MSIIELKNVTKKYSNGTTALRNVSLNVEAGEFAYIVGPSGAGKSTFIRLLYREIGIDAGDARVAGFSLAKIKGRDVPMLRRSVGVVFQDYKLLPKKNVYENVAYAMQVVGRPPREIKKRVMEVLDLVGLKHKVRSFPNELSGGEQQRVAIARSIANSPKVLIADEPTGNLDPENSWGIMNLLEKINLQGTTILMATHNSQIVNTLRHRVIAIENGRIVRDQQEGEYGYDD; encoded by the coding sequence ATGAGTATAATTGAATTAAAAAATGTTACAAAAAAATACAGCAATGGAACGACAGCCCTTAGAAATGTTTCCTTGAATGTTGAAGCAGGGGAATTTGCCTATATTGTTGGACCTTCTGGAGCCGGAAAATCAACCTTCATCAGACTACTTTATAGGGAGATTGGGATTGATGCAGGGGACGCCAGAGTTGCTGGTTTTAGCCTGGCTAAAATTAAGGGACGTGATGTTCCTATGCTTCGCAGGTCAGTTGGGGTGGTCTTTCAGGACTACAAACTTCTACCTAAGAAGAATGTTTATGAGAATGTAGCCTATGCTATGCAAGTAGTGGGACGTCCTCCTAGGGAAATTAAAAAGCGCGTTATGGAAGTTTTAGATTTAGTTGGTCTAAAACATAAGGTTAGATCTTTTCCTAACGAGTTATCTGGTGGGGAACAACAACGTGTTGCCATCGCTAGATCTATTGCCAATTCACCTAAGGTCTTAATCGCTGATGAACCTACAGGAAACCTTGACCCAGAAAATTCATGGGGGATAATGAATCTTTTAGAAAAAATTAACCTTCAAGGGACAACAATCCTTATGGCAACTCACAATAGCCAGATTGTAAATACGCTTAGACACAGGGTTATTGCCATTGAAAATGGGCGTATTGTAAGAGACCAACAGGAAGGAGAATATGGTTATGATGATTAG
- the cmk gene encoding (d)CMP kinase: MRDIKIAIDGPASSGKSTVAKIIGRDLGLVYLDTGAMYRAATYLALNNETEDVDQIIGLLRENPISFGNDGSGRQLVYLGEVDVTDAVRQKDVTASVSKIAAMPEIREYLVEAQRFIASHGGIVMDGRDIGTVVLPDSELKIFLVASVDERAERRHKQNLEMGIPSDLESLKIEISERDHKDSTRKTSPLVQAEDAIYLDTTGMSIEDVVKFIEDKARELTA; this comes from the coding sequence ATGAGAGATATAAAGATTGCTATAGACGGCCCTGCTTCAAGTGGTAAAAGTACTGTAGCAAAGATTATTGGTCGAGATCTTGGTTTGGTTTATTTAGACACAGGGGCCATGTATAGGGCCGCAACCTATCTGGCCTTAAATAATGAGACAGAAGATGTAGATCAAATCATCGGTCTCTTGCGGGAAAATCCAATTAGTTTTGGCAATGATGGCAGTGGTCGTCAACTGGTTTATTTGGGAGAAGTTGATGTAACAGATGCTGTGAGGCAAAAAGATGTTACAGCCTCTGTTTCAAAAATTGCAGCCATGCCTGAAATTCGTGAATATCTGGTTGAAGCTCAAAGGTTTATTGCCAGCCACGGTGGTATTGTCATGGATGGTCGAGACATTGGAACCGTCGTTTTACCTGATTCAGAACTTAAAATCTTTTTGGTAGCAAGTGTTGATGAAAGGGCTGAGCGCCGTCACAAACAAAACCTTGAGATGGGAATTCCGTCAGATCTTGAAAGCCTAAAAATTGAAATTTCTGAACGTGACCATAAGGATAGCACTAGAAAAACTTCTCCTCTTGTTCAAGCAGAGGATGCTATTTACTTAGACACGACAGGAATGTCGATTGAGGATGTGGTTAAATTCATTGAAGATAAGGCTCGTGAGCTTACAGCTTAA
- the ftsX gene encoding permease-like cell division protein FtsX, which translates to MIRNFFRHLLDSLKNLRRNGWMTIAAVSSVTITLTLLGIFLSVIMNTAKLATDIENNVRVMTYLKLDRHDNDKEYVDPQDKTKMVENANYHQIYDQISALEHVDGITFSSKEDQLNKLTDTLGDTWKLFQGDANPLYDVYIVEADKPENVKELAATIKGIEGVEKTEYGGINTDRIFKIASTIRTWGFGGAALLLFVAVFLISNTIRITIMSRSREIQIMSLVGAKKGYIRWPFFLEGAWVGMLGAILPSVLIHYLYRIVYKSFTPSLISQGLSMLKADAFIPQIIILMVAIGAVIGSLGSVISMRKFLKI; encoded by the coding sequence ATGATTAGAAACTTTTTTAGGCATCTTCTTGATTCCTTAAAAAACCTTCGTCGTAATGGGTGGATGACTATTGCAGCTGTCAGCTCAGTTACGATAACTTTAACCCTTCTTGGAATCTTCTTATCTGTAATTATGAATACGGCAAAACTTGCGACAGACATTGAAAACAATGTCCGTGTTATGACTTACCTTAAGCTTGATCGCCATGACAATGACAAGGAATATGTTGACCCGCAGGACAAGACAAAGATGGTTGAAAATGCCAACTACCACCAAATTTATGATCAGATTTCTGCCCTTGAGCATGTTGATGGGATAACATTTTCAAGCAAGGAAGACCAGTTAAATAAGCTGACTGATACTCTAGGGGATACCTGGAAATTATTCCAAGGGGATGCAAACCCTCTTTATGATGTCTACATCGTAGAAGCTGATAAGCCTGAAAATGTTAAGGAATTAGCTGCTACCATTAAGGGTATTGAGGGTGTTGAAAAAACCGAATATGGTGGAATCAACACTGACCGAATCTTTAAAATAGCAAGTACAATCAGAACTTGGGGATTTGGAGGAGCAGCCCTACTCTTATTTGTTGCAGTCTTCCTGATCTCAAACACAATCAGAATTACAATTATGTCAAGGAGCCGAGAAATCCAAATCATGAGTTTGGTTGGGGCCAAAAAAGGTTACATCCGTTGGCCATTCTTCCTTGAGGGAGCTTGGGTTGGTATGCTTGGAGCTATTCTTCCAAGTGTTCTTATCCACTACCTATATAGGATTGTTTATAAGAGCTTTACACCATCTCTAATCTCTCAAGGATTAAGCATGCTTAAAGCTGACGCCTTCATCCCGCAGATTATAATTCTTATGGTGGCTATAGGAGCCGTTATCGGATCTCTTGGTTCAGTCATCTCAATGAGGAAATTCCTTAAAATATAA
- a CDS encoding ferredoxin gives MKIKILPDKCIACGLCHSFAPTIFDYHDNGIVKFYKNQSDELDNLEGPEANQVIQSIKECPTHAIIRL, from the coding sequence ATGAAAATTAAAATATTACCTGATAAGTGCATTGCCTGCGGTCTTTGCCATAGCTTCGCCCCTACAATCTTCGACTACCATGATAATGGAATCGTTAAGTTTTATAAGAACCAGTCAGATGAACTTGATAATCTTGAAGGACCTGAGGCCAATCAAGTTATTCAATCAATCAAAGAGTGCCCGACTCACGCAATCATTAGGCTTTAG
- the prfB gene encoding peptide chain release factor 2, with protein sequence MELFEIKKQLDDNQTKIDSFRANLDLERLEEEIAMFENDMAVPGFWDDNVAAQKVINESNALKAKYDDFMSIQDLFDELCVMLEMLAEEADDMMKEELEEGLKTLNARMQTYELEMLLNQPYDHMNAILEIHPGAGGTESQDWGSMLMRMYERWGNAHDFKVEILDYQAGDEAGIKSVTFKFSGHNAYGFLRSEMGVHRLVRISPFDSAKRRHTSFCSVEVLPELDGTVDVEINSDDLRIDTYRASGAGGQHINKTESAVRITHIPTGVVVASQTQRSQLKNREEAMGMLKSKLYALEMQKKQAEVDELKGDQKEIAWGSQIRSYVFHPYNMVKDHRTNYETGAIQAVMDGDIDGFIDAYLKWSM encoded by the coding sequence ATGGAATTATTTGAAATAAAAAAACAACTGGATGACAACCAGACGAAGATTGATAGTTTTCGTGCAAATCTTGACCTAGAGAGGTTGGAAGAAGAGATTGCCATGTTTGAAAATGATATGGCAGTCCCTGGTTTTTGGGATGATAATGTAGCAGCCCAAAAGGTCATTAATGAAAGTAATGCCCTTAAGGCCAAATATGATGATTTTATGAGTATTCAAGACCTTTTTGATGAACTTTGTGTCATGCTTGAAATGCTTGCAGAAGAAGCAGATGACATGATGAAAGAGGAGCTTGAAGAGGGTCTTAAAACGCTTAATGCCCGCATGCAAACCTACGAACTTGAAATGCTTTTAAACCAGCCATATGACCACATGAATGCCATTTTAGAAATTCATCCGGGGGCTGGGGGAACTGAGTCCCAAGACTGGGGCAGCATGCTTATGCGAATGTATGAGCGCTGGGGTAATGCCCATGACTTCAAGGTAGAAATCCTTGACTACCAGGCAGGAGATGAGGCAGGAATTAAGAGTGTTACCTTTAAATTCTCAGGCCACAATGCTTATGGTTTCCTAAGAAGTGAGATGGGAGTTCACCGTCTGGTACGTATTTCGCCATTTGATTCTGCCAAACGCCGTCATACATCATTTTGTTCAGTTGAGGTCTTGCCTGAACTTGACGGGACAGTTGACGTTGAAATTAACTCAGACGACCTAAGAATTGATACTTATAGGGCTAGTGGTGCCGGTGGTCAGCACATCAATAAGACCGAATCTGCTGTCCGAATCACTCATATTCCAACAGGAGTTGTTGTAGCCAGCCAGACTCAAAGAAGCCAGCTAAAAAATAGGGAAGAAGCTATGGGAATGCTTAAATCTAAGCTTTATGCCCTTGAAATGCAGAAGAAACAAGCTGAGGTTGACGAGCTAAAGGGTGACCAAAAAGAAATCGCCTGGGGAAGCCAAATTCGCTCTTATGTTTTCCACCCATATAACATGGTCAAAGATCACAGAACCAACTATGAAACAGGTGCCATTCAAGCAGTAATGGACGGAGATATTGATGGTTTTATTGATGCCTACCTCAAATGGAGCATGTAA
- the queG gene encoding tRNA epoxyqueuosine(34) reductase QueG, giving the protein MDLKTEIIKLAEGLNIQKIGFTSADDFEYMRPGLEEQKEKGHTSGFEHKNLDERLNPNLTLNKAKTIISVALAYPNKLLEKPEKTDYRRGSFARASWGIDYHNIMQEKLGQLIAGIEDLISGLDYKAFVDTGPLIDVAVAARAGLGFIGKNGLLVTREYGSYVYLGEIITDLEIAPDSPVDYGCGDCTRCLDFCPTKALLGDGRMNAQRCLSFQTQNKGILAEEYREKMKTVIYGCDICQMVCPYNKGIDSHFHPQMEGNPELVQPELLPFLDLTNKEFKEKFGELAGSWRGRNVLQRNAIYALANARDKSSIPKLLEIIEKSQNEIFVASAFWSLGKLVKEPSQEMVNLVSKRKLTNEVSESEREKLLELWYS; this is encoded by the coding sequence ATGGATTTAAAAACAGAAATAATAAAATTAGCAGAGGGGCTAAATATCCAAAAGATTGGTTTTACAAGTGCTGATGATTTCGAATATATGAGGCCAGGCCTTGAAGAACAAAAGGAAAAGGGGCATACCTCTGGTTTTGAGCATAAAAATTTAGATGAGAGGCTAAATCCTAATCTGACCTTGAATAAAGCCAAGACCATTATTTCAGTGGCCCTAGCTTATCCCAATAAGTTACTGGAAAAACCTGAAAAAACTGACTATCGAAGAGGTTCTTTTGCTCGGGCCAGCTGGGGCATTGACTACCACAATATCATGCAGGAGAAGTTGGGTCAGTTGATAGCTGGAATTGAGGATTTAATAAGTGGTTTGGACTATAAGGCCTTTGTGGATACAGGCCCTTTGATAGACGTTGCTGTAGCTGCTAGGGCAGGCCTTGGTTTTATTGGAAAAAATGGGCTTTTGGTAACCCGGGAATATGGCAGCTATGTTTATTTGGGTGAAATTATAACTGACCTTGAAATAGCTCCAGACAGTCCAGTAGATTATGGCTGCGGGGATTGCACCAGGTGTCTTGATTTTTGTCCGACCAAGGCTCTTTTAGGTGACGGACGGATGAATGCCCAAAGGTGCCTATCCTTTCAAACTCAAAATAAGGGGATTTTAGCAGAAGAGTACCGGGAGAAGATGAAGACAGTCATCTACGGCTGTGATATCTGCCAGATGGTCTGTCCTTATAATAAGGGGATTGACTCACATTTCCATCCTCAGATGGAGGGAAACCCGGAGCTTGTTCAGCCAGAACTTTTACCATTTTTAGATTTAACCAACAAGGAATTTAAGGAAAAGTTTGGTGAACTCGCCGGTAGCTGGCGAGGTAGGAATGTTCTACAGAGAAATGCCATCTATGCTCTAGCTAATGCAAGAGACAAATCAAGCATTCCCAAACTTTTAGAAATAATTGAAAAAAGCCAAAATGAAATTTTTGTCGCTTCAGCCTTTTGGAGCCTGGGTAAGCTTGTCAAAGAGCCCAGTCAGGAGATGGTAAACCTTGTTTCTAAAAGAAAGTTGACCAATGAGGTCAGCGAGAGCGAACGTGAAAAACTCCTTGAATTATGGTATAGTTAG